The Bubalus bubalis isolate 160015118507 breed Murrah chromosome 1, NDDB_SH_1, whole genome shotgun sequence genome includes a region encoding these proteins:
- the HTR1F gene encoding 5-hydroxytryptamine receptor 1F translates to MDFLNSSDQNLTSEELLNRMPSKILVSFILSGLALMTTTINSLVIAAIIVTRKLHHPANYLICSLAVTDFLVAVLVMPFSIVYIVRESWIMGQVVCDIWLSVDITCCTCSILHLSAIALDRYRAITDAVEYARKRTPKHAGIMITIVWIISIFISMPPLFWRHQGTSQEDECIIKHDHIISTIYSTFGAFYIPLTLILILYYKIYKAAKTLYHKRQASRIAKEEMNGQVLLESGEKSTRLVSTPYMLEKSLSDPSTDFDKIHSTVKSPRSEFKHERSWRRQKISGTRERKAATTLGLILGAFVICWLPFFVKELVVNVCEKCKISEEMSNFLTWLGYLNSLINPLIYTIFNEDFKKAFQKLVRCRC, encoded by the coding sequence atggaTTTCTTGAATTCATCTGATCAAAACTTGACCTCAGAAGAACTGTTAAACAGAATGCCATCCAAAATTCTGGTGTCCTTCATTCTCTCCGGGCTCGCACTGATGACAACCACCATTAACTCACTTGTAATTGCTGCAATTATTGTTACCCGAAAGCTGCATCACCCAGCCAACTACTTAATTTGCTCCCTTGCGGTCACAGATTTCCTTGTAGCCGTTCTGGTGATGCCTTTCAGCATTGTGTATATTGTGAGAGAGAGTTGGATTATGGGACAAGTGGTCTGTGACATCTGGCTGAGCGTTGACATTACATGCTGTACGTGTTCCATCTTGCATCTCTCTGCTATAGCTTTGGATCGGTACAGGGCAATCACTGATGCTGTTGAGTATGCCAGGAAAAGGACTCCCAAGCATGCTGGCATTATGATTACCATAGTTTGGATTATATCTATTTTTATCTCTATGCCTCCTCTATTCTGGAGGCACCAAGGAACTAGTCAAGAGGATGAGTGCATCATCAAACACGACCACATCATTTCCACTATTTACTCAACATTTGGAGCTTTCTACATCCCATTAACATTGATTTTGATCCTCtattacaaaatatataaggCAGCAAAGACGTTATACCACAAGAGGCAAGCAAGTAGGATTGCCAAGGAGGAAATGAATGGCCAAGTCCTTTTGGAGAGTGGTGAGAAAAGCACTAGACTGGTCTCCACACCGTACATGCTAGAAAAGTCTTTATCTGATCCATCAACGGACTTTGATAAAATTCATAGCACAGTAAAAAGTCCCAGGTCTGAATTCAAGCATGAGagatcttggagaaggcaaaagATCTCAGGCACAAGAGAACGCAAAGCAGCCACTACCCTGGGATTAATCTTGGGTGCATTTGTAATCTGTTGGCTTCCTTTCTTTGTAAAAGAATTGGTTGTTAATGTCTGTGAAAAGTGTAAGATTTCTGAAGAAATGTCAAATTTTTTGACATGGCTTGGATATCTCAATTCCCTTATAAACCCACTGATTTATACAATCTTTAATGAAGACTTCAAGAAAGCATTCCAAAAACTTGTGCGATGTCGATGTTAG